A genome region from Macrotis lagotis isolate mMagLag1 chromosome 4, bilby.v1.9.chrom.fasta, whole genome shotgun sequence includes the following:
- the GBF1 gene encoding Golgi-specific brefeldin A-resistance guanine nucleotide exchange factor 1 isoform X2, protein MVAAGPGTRPRHFGSGDRFARMVDKSIYIIQGEINIVVGAIKRNARWSTHTPVDEERDPLLHSFSHLKEVLNNITDLSEIEPNVFLRPFLEVIRSEDTTGPITGLALTSVNKFLSYSLIDPTHEGTAEGMENMADAVTHARFVGTDPASDEVVLMKILQVLRTLLLTPVGAHLTNESVCEIMQSCFRICFEMRLSELLRKSAEHTLVDMVQLLFTRLPQFKEEPKNYIGTNMKKISPCLLNKLELSSGEQPKALNQLERVLLFKNLKLKMRAGGMSDSSKWKKQKRSPRPPRHVTKVTELPPPSGATLSSNFTGAVPFIDAPIPISSTSSEATSTAVSPSTDSGLDLSSQTTSKEDLTDLEQAGSLGSSTTMVPGNSELGSPEQSDPQHEVSQVEKIQSTSVESIPEVLEECTSLADHSDSASVHDMDYVNPRGVRFTQSSQKEGTALVPYGLPCIRELFRFLISLTNPHDRHNSEVMIHMGLQLLTVALESAPVAQCQTLLGLIKDEMCRHLFQLLSVERLSLYAASLRVCFLLFESMREHLKFQMEMYIKKLMEIITVENPKMPYEMKEMALEAIVQLWRIPSFVTELYINYDCDYYCSNLFEDLTKLLSKNAFPVSGQLYTTHLLSLDALLTVIDSTEAHCQAKVLNNLIQQEKKEATKPNPEMVDGTKEVSSSSEQAASDGKHPGTNPDHPGLHLPGGGQLLAEQGKLGCSDLEEGGDAGADKKVPRKPPRFSCLLPNPQELIEIKNKKKLLITGTEQFNQKPKKGIQFLQEKGLLTIPMDNNEVAQWLRENPRLDKKMIGEFVSDRKNLDLLESFVGTFSFQGLRLDEALRLYLEAFRLPGEAPVIQRLLEAFTEHWMKCNGSPFANSDACFALAYAVIMLNTDQHNHNVRKQNVPMTLEEFRKNLKGVNGGKDFEQDILEDMYHAIKNDEIVMPEEQTGLVRENYVWNVLLHRGATPEGIFLLVPAGSYDHDLFTMTWGPTIAALSYVFDKSLEETIIQKAISGFRKCAMISAHYGLSDVFDNLIISLCKFTALSSESIENLPSMFGSNPKAHIAAKTVFHLAHRHGDILREGWKNIMEAMLQLFRAQLLPKAMVEVEDFVDPNGKISLQREETPSNRGESTVLSFVSWLTLSGPEQSSMRGPSTENQEAKRMALDCIKQCDPEKMITESKFLQLESLQELMKALISVTPDEETYDEEDAAFCLEMLLRIVLENRDRVGCVWQTVRDHLYHLCVQALDFCFLVERAVVGLLRLAIRLLRREEISGQVLLSLRILLLMKPSVLSRVSHQVAYGLHELLKTNAANIHSGDDWATLFTLLECIGSGVKPPPSLQATARTDTTDTGAQSDSELSSYHPSDVSLDRGYTSDSEVYTDHGRPGKMHRSATDADVVNSGWLVVGKDDIDNSKPGPGANRLGPSPLVNQYSLTVGLDLGPHDTKSLLKCVESLSFIVRDAAHITPDNFELCVKTIRIFVEASLNGGCKSQEKRSKCHKYDSKGNRFKKKSKDGAVLRRPRASSQHTARGGHSDDEDDEGVPASYHTVSLQLLDLMHTLHTRAATIYSSWAEEQRHLETGGTKIDADSRTLWAHCWCPLLQGIAWLCCDARRQVRMQALTYLQRALLVHDLQKLDALEWESCFNKVLFPLLTKLLENISPADVGGMEETRMRASTLLSKVFLQHLSPLLSLPTFAALWLTILDFMDKYMHAGSSDLLSEAIPESLKNMLLVMDTAEIFHNADTRGSGSSALWEITWERIDCFLPHLRDELFKQTVIPDPLPPVPPEPHAQRSLTSAHLTPAASDTRMASHTYAPEMPSELGAYDPEKPEVSGAAASGGSGSSTVLTPSKLSPSTEGPVPLAQPPLILQPLASPLQVGVPPMTLPIILNPALIEATSPVPLLTAPRPTDSLPTSEVN, encoded by the exons ATCTGTCTGAGATTGAGCCCAATGTGTTCCTTCGACCATTCCTGGAAGTTATTCGCTCTGAAGACACCACTGGTCCCATCACTGGACTAGCACTCACCTCTGTCAACAAATTTCTGTCATACTCACTCATAG ATCCCACTCATGAGGGCACAGCAGAAGGAATGGAGAATATGGCAGATGCCGTTACTCATGCTCGGTTTGTGGGCACAGATCCTGCCAGTGATGAGGTTGTCCTGATGAAAATCCTTCAG GTTCTCCGAACTCTGCTGCTAACCCCTGTGGGTGCCCATCTGACCAACGAATCTGTTTGTGAGATTATGCAGTCTTGCTTCCGGATCTGCTTTGAGATGAGGCTCAGTG aGTTATTGAGAAAATCCGCAGAGCACACTCTCGTCGACATGGTGCAGCTGCTCTTCACAAG GTTACCTCAGTTTAAAGAAGAACCGAAGAACTATATAGGGACAAATATGAAGAAG ATTTCTCCATGTCTCCTCAACAAACTGGAACTAAGTAGTGGGGAACAGCCCAAAGCCCTGAACCAGTTAGAGAGGGTACTGCTCTTTAAGAACctcaag CTCAAAATGAGAGCAGGAGGCATGAGTGATTCATCCAAGTGGAAAAAGCAGAAGAGGTCTCCACGACCCCCAAGGCATGTCACCAAAGTCACAGAGTTGCCCCCTCCCAGTGGAGCCACCCTATCCTCCAACTTTACAG GTGCTGTGCCCTTCATTGATGCCCCCATTCCTATCTCCTCCACAAGTTCTGAAGCCACTTCCACAGCTGTTAGCCCCTCAACTGACAGTGGACTTGACCTCTCCTCCCAGACCACCTCCAAGGAAGATCTTACTGACCTGGAGCAGGCTGGCTCCCTGGGATCCAGCACAACCATGGTGCCTGGAAACAGTGAACTGGGCTCTCCTGAACAGTCTGATCCCCAG CATGAAGTGTCCCAGGTGGAAAAGATCCAATCAACATCTGTGGAATCTATCCCTGAGGTGTTAGAAGAATGTACTTCTCTAGCTGACCATTCAGATTCAGCTTCTGTTCATGACATGGACTACGTTAACCCCCGTGGCGTTCGCTTCACACAGTCTTCCCAGAAAGAGG GCACAGCATTGGTTCCCTATGGCCTCCCCTGTATTCGTGAGCTCTTCCGCTTCCTTATCTCTCTTACCAACCCTCATGACCGACACAACTCAGAAGTCATGATCCACATGGGATTGCAGCTACTGACTGTGGCCCTTGAGTCTGCACCAGTGGCCCAGTGCCAGACCTTGCTAGGCCTCATCAAGGATGAGATGTGCCGTCACCTATTCCAg CTGCTAAGTGTGGAGCGACTAAGCTTATATGCAGCCTCCCTCCGGGTGTGCTTTCTGCTTTTTGAGAGCATGCGAGAGCATCTCAAATTCCAAATGGAG ATGTACATCAAAAAACTCATGGAGATAATCACTGTGGAGAATCCTAAGATGCCTTATGAAATGAAAGAGATGGCACTAGAGGCTATTGTCCAGCTCTGGAGAATACCCAGCTTTGTGACTGAGCTCTATATAAACTATGACTGTGACTACTACTGCTCCAACCTCTTTGAAGACCTCACAAAGCTGCTGTCCAAG AATGCCTTTCCTGTCTCTGGGCAGCTTTATACAACACACCTGCTCTCTCTTGATGCACTGTTGACAGTGATTGACAGTACTGAGGCTCATTGCCAGGCCAAAGTCTTGAATAACCTCATCCAGCAAGAGAAGAAAGAGGCAACTAAACCCAATCCTGAGATGGTGGATGGCACTAAAGAAGTCAGCAGCA GCAGTGAACAAGCAGCCAGTGATGGAAAACACCCAGGGACAAACCCAGATCACCCAGGGCTGCATCTACCTGGGGGAGGGCAGTTGCTGGCTGAGCAGGGAAAATTGGGCTGCAGTGACCTGGAGGAAGGTGGTGATGCAGGTG cTGACAAAAAAGTTCCCCGGAAGCCACCTCGGTTTTCCTGCCTCCTTCCAAATCCTCAGGAACTGATtgagattaaaaacaagaaaaag CTACTGATCACAGGTACAGAACAGTTCAACCAGAAACCAAAGAAAGGGATTCAGTTCTTACAGGAGAAGGGTCTTCTGACTATCCCCATGGACAACAATGAAGTTGCCCAGTGGCTTCGAGAGAACCCCCGACTGGACAAAAAGATGATTGGGGAGTTTGTGAGTGACCGAAAAAACCTTGACCTGCTGGAGAGTTTTGTGGG CACCTTCAGTTTCCAAGGCTTACGACTAGATGAAGCTCTACGCCTCTATCTAGAGGCTTTTCGCTTACCAGGAGAAGCTCCTGTCATTCAGAGACTACTGGAGGCCTTTACAGAGCACTGGATG AAGTGTAATGGCTCCCCATTTGCAAATAGTGATGCCTGCTTTGCCCTGGCCTATGCTGTTATCATGCTCAACACTGACCAACACAACCACAATGTCCGCAAACAAAATGTACCCATGACCCTGGAG GAGTTCCGAAAAAACCTGAAGGGCGTGAATGGAGGAAAAGATTTTGAGCAGGACATCCTAGAGGACATGTACCATGCTATCAA AAACGATGAGATTGTTATGCCTGAAGAACAGACTGGTCTGGTGAGGGAGAATTATGTGTGGAATGTCCTTCTGCATCGAGGAGCAACCCCTGAGGGCATATTCTTGCTGGTACCTGCTGGTAGCTATGATCATGATCTCTTCACTATGACCTGGGGTCCTACTATTGCTGCCCTCTCCTATGTCTTTGATAAGAGCCTAGAAGAAACGATCATCCAGAAGGCCATTTCAGGTTTCAG GAAATGTGCCATGATCTCCGCCCACTATGGCCTGAGTGATGTGTTTGACAATCTCATCATCTCTTTGTGCAAATTTACAGCTCTCAGTAGTGAG TCCATTGAGAACCTTCCCAGTATGTTTGGGAGCAATCCCAAAGCTCACATTGCAGCCAAGActgttttccatttggcccatCGCCATGGTGACATCCTTCGAGAGGGCTGGAAGAACATCATGGAGGCCATGCTGCAGCTTTTTCGAGCACAGCTCCTGCCCAAGGCCATGGTAGAG GTAGAAGACTTTGTGGATCCCAATGGCAAGATCTCTCTGCAGCGGGAGGAAACACCATCTAACCG AGGAGAGTCAACTGTGCTGAGCTTTGTGAGCTGGTTGACACTGAGTGGTCCTGAGCAATCCAGCATGCGAGGACCATCCACTGAGAACCAAGAAGCCAAGCGTATGGCCCTGGATTGTATCAAG CAATGTGACCCAGAGAAAATGATCACAGAAAGCAAGTTTCTCCAGCTGGAGTCCTTACAAGAGTTAATGAAG GCTCTGATATCAGTAACACCAGATGAGGAGACTTATGATGAGGAAGATGCTGCATTCTGCCTAGAAATGCTTCTGCGGATTGTGCTAGAGAACAG AGACCGTGTGGGCTGTGTATGGCAGACAGTACGCGATCATCTGTATCACCTATGTGTCCAGGCACTGGATTTCTGCTTCCTGGTGGAGCGGGCTGTGGTGGGGCTACTGCGCCTGGCCATAAGATTgctaagaagagaagaaataagtgGCCAG GTGCTGCTGTCCCTTCGTATTCTGCTACTGATGAAACCTAGTGTGCTGTCTCGTGTCAGCCACCAGGTTGCCTATGGGCTCCATGAGTTGCTCAAGACCAATGCGGCTAATATCCACTCTGGGGATGACTGGGCCACTCTCTTTACTCTGCTGGAGTGCATCGGCTCAGGGGTGAAGCCTCCCCCATCCCTGCAGGCCACAGCCAGAACAGATACCACTGATACTG GTGCTCAGTCAGACAGTGAACTCTCCTCCTACCACCCCAGTGATGTCAGCTTGGACCGAGGCTACACCTCAGACTCAGAGGTCTATACTGACCATGGTAGACCAGGCAAGATGCACCGCTCAGCTACTGATGCCGACGTGGTCAACAGTGGTTGGCTAGTG GTGGGGAAAGATGACATAGACAACTCCAAGCCAGGACCTGGAGCAAACCGGCTTGGCCCTTCTCCTCTGGTGAATCAATACAGCCTTACTGTGGGACTGGATCTGGGTCCTCATGACACAAAGTCTCTCCTCAAATGCGTAGAGTCACTGTCTTTCATTGTGCGGGATGCTGCTCATATCACCCCAGACAATTTTGAACTCTGTGTCAAGACCATCAGAATCTTTGTGGAGGCCAGTCTTAATGGTG GATGCAAATCTCAGGAAAAACGGAGCAAATGCCACAAATATGACAGCAAAGGGAACCGCTTCAAGAAGAAGTCAAAGGATGGTGCAGTGCTCCGTCGACCCCGGGCCTCCAGCCAGCATACAGCTCGAGGTGGGCACAgcgatgatgaagatgatgaagggGTGCCTGCCAGCTACCACACGGTGTCTTTACAG CTGCTGGACTTGATGCACACCCTGCACACAAGGGCAGCAACCATTTACAGCTCATGGGCTGAGGAGCAGCGCCACTTGGAGACAGGGGGCACAAAGATTGATGCTGACTCCCGGACCCTCTGGGCTCACTGCTGGTGCCCATTGCTTCAGG GTATTGCCTGGCTCTGCTGCGATGCCCGGCGTCAGGTACGAATGCAGGCACTCACCTACCTGCAGAGAGCACTGCTAGTACATGACCTACAAAAGCTAGATGCCTTAGAATGGGAGTCCTGTTTTAATAAG GTGCTGTTTCCTCTGCTGACCAAGCTTCTGGAGAACATCAGCCCAGCAGATGTGGGTGGAATGGAGGAGACCCGGATGAGGGCTTCCACACTCCTCTCCAAG GTGTTCCTGCAGCACCTGTCCCCCCTGCTGTCACTTCCAACCTTTGCCGCACTCTGGCTGACCATCCTGGATTTCATGGACAAGTATATGCATGCAGGTTCCAGTGACTTACTG TCTGAGGCCATCCCTGAGTCATTGAAGAACATGCTGCTAGTGATGGATACTGCAGAGATCTTCCACAATGCAGACACAAGGGGAAGTGGCTCCTCTGCCCTCTGGGAGATCACCTGGGAGCGCATTGACTGTTTCCTGCCCCACCTACGAGATGAACTCTTCAAGCAGACAGTCATCCCTG ATCCCCTGCCACCGGTGCCTCCTGAACCACATGCCCAGAGGTCATTGACCTCAGCCCACTTGACTCCTGCTGCCAGTGACACAAGAATGGCCAGCCACACATATGCTCCAGAAATGCCCTCAGAGCTGGGGGCCTATG ATCCAGAAAAGCCTGAAGTCTCAGGAGCAGCTGCCAGTGGTGGTTCTGGTTCTTCTACAGTCTTGACACCCAGCAAGCTGAGTCCCAGCACAGAGGGGCCTGTTCCCTTGGCCCAGCCCCCCCTGATTCTGCAGCCCCTGGCTTCCCCACTTCAGGTGGGCGTGCCCCCCATGACACTGCCTATCATTCTAAACCCAGCCCTGATTGAGGCGACTTCACCTGTGCCTCTACTAACTGCCCCTCGGCCCACTGACTCCCTGCCCACTTCTGAAGTCAACTAA
- the GBF1 gene encoding Golgi-specific brefeldin A-resistance guanine nucleotide exchange factor 1 isoform X6 has translation MVAAGPGTRPRHFGSGDRFARMVDKSIYIIQGEINIVVGAIKRNARWSTHTPVDEERDPLLHSFSHLKEVLNNITDLSEIEPNVFLRPFLEVIRSEDTTGPITGLALTSVNKFLSYSLIDPTHEGTAEGMENMADAVTHARFVGTDPASDEVVLMKILQVLRTLLLTPVGAHLTNESVCEIMQSCFRICFEMRLSELLRKSAEHTLVDMVQLLFTRLPQFKEEPKNYIGTNMKKLKMRAGGMSDSSKWKKQKRSPRPPRHVTKVTELPPPSGATLSSNFTGAVPFIDAPIPISSTSSEATSTAVSPSTDSGLDLSSQTTSKEDLTDLEQAGSLGSSTTMVPGNSELGSPEQSDPQHEVSQVEKIQSTSVESIPEVLEECTSLADHSDSASVHDMDYVNPRGVRFTQSSQKEGTALVPYGLPCIRELFRFLISLTNPHDRHNSEVMIHMGLQLLTVALESAPVAQCQTLLGLIKDEMCRHLFQLLSVERLSLYAASLRVCFLLFESMREHLKFQMEMYIKKLMEIITVENPKMPYEMKEMALEAIVQLWRIPSFVTELYINYDCDYYCSNLFEDLTKLLSKNAFPVSGQLYTTHLLSLDALLTVIDSTEAHCQAKVLNNLIQQEKKEATKPNPEMVDGTKEVSSSSEQAASDGKHPGTNPDHPGLHLPGGGQLLAEQGKLGCSDLEEGGDAGADKKVPRKPPRFSCLLPNPQELIEIKNKKKLLITGTEQFNQKPKKGIQFLQEKGLLTIPMDNNEVAQWLRENPRLDKKMIGEFVSDRKNLDLLESFVGTFSFQGLRLDEALRLYLEAFRLPGEAPVIQRLLEAFTEHWMKCNGSPFANSDACFALAYAVIMLNTDQHNHNVRKQNVPMTLEEFRKNLKGVNGGKDFEQDILEDMYHAIKNDEIVMPEEQTGLVRENYVWNVLLHRGATPEGIFLLVPAGSYDHDLFTMTWGPTIAALSYVFDKSLEETIIQKAISGFRKCAMISAHYGLSDVFDNLIISLCKFTALSSESIENLPSMFGSNPKAHIAAKTVFHLAHRHGDILREGWKNIMEAMLQLFRAQLLPKAMVEVEDFVDPNGKISLQREETPSNRGESTVLSFVSWLTLSGPEQSSMRGPSTENQEAKRMALDCIKQCDPEKMITESKFLQLESLQELMKALISVTPDEETYDEEDAAFCLEMLLRIVLENRDRVGCVWQTVRDHLYHLCVQALDFCFLVERAVVGLLRLAIRLLRREEISGQVLLSLRILLLMKPSVLSRVSHQVAYGLHELLKTNAANIHSGDDWATLFTLLECIGSGVKPPPSLQATARTDTTDTGAQSDSELSSYHPSDVSLDRGYTSDSEVYTDHGRPGKMHRSATDADVVNSGWLVVGKDDIDNSKPGPGANRLGPSPLVNQYSLTVGLDLGPHDTKSLLKCVESLSFIVRDAAHITPDNFELCVKTIRIFVEASLNGGCKSQEKRSKCHKYDSKGNRFKKKSKDGAVLRRPRASSQHTARGGHSDDEDDEGVPASYHTVSLQLLDLMHTLHTRAATIYSSWAEEQRHLETGGTKIDADSRTLWAHCWCPLLQGIAWLCCDARRQVRMQALTYLQRALLVHDLQKLDALEWESCFNKVLFPLLTKLLENISPADVGGMEETRMRASTLLSKVFLQHLSPLLSLPTFAALWLTILDFMDKYMHAGSSDLLSEAIPESLKNMLLVMDTAEIFHNADTRGSGSSALWEITWERIDCFLPHLRDELFKQTVIPDPLPPVPPEPHAQRSLTSAHLTPAASDTRMASHTYAPEMPSELGAYDPEKPEVSGAAASGGSGSSTVLTPSKLSPSTEGPVPLAQPPLILQPLASPLQVGVPPMTLPIILNPALIEATSPVPLLTAPRPTDSLPTSEVN, from the exons ATCTGTCTGAGATTGAGCCCAATGTGTTCCTTCGACCATTCCTGGAAGTTATTCGCTCTGAAGACACCACTGGTCCCATCACTGGACTAGCACTCACCTCTGTCAACAAATTTCTGTCATACTCACTCATAG ATCCCACTCATGAGGGCACAGCAGAAGGAATGGAGAATATGGCAGATGCCGTTACTCATGCTCGGTTTGTGGGCACAGATCCTGCCAGTGATGAGGTTGTCCTGATGAAAATCCTTCAG GTTCTCCGAACTCTGCTGCTAACCCCTGTGGGTGCCCATCTGACCAACGAATCTGTTTGTGAGATTATGCAGTCTTGCTTCCGGATCTGCTTTGAGATGAGGCTCAGTG aGTTATTGAGAAAATCCGCAGAGCACACTCTCGTCGACATGGTGCAGCTGCTCTTCACAAG GTTACCTCAGTTTAAAGAAGAACCGAAGAACTATATAGGGACAAATATGAAGAAG CTCAAAATGAGAGCAGGAGGCATGAGTGATTCATCCAAGTGGAAAAAGCAGAAGAGGTCTCCACGACCCCCAAGGCATGTCACCAAAGTCACAGAGTTGCCCCCTCCCAGTGGAGCCACCCTATCCTCCAACTTTACAG GTGCTGTGCCCTTCATTGATGCCCCCATTCCTATCTCCTCCACAAGTTCTGAAGCCACTTCCACAGCTGTTAGCCCCTCAACTGACAGTGGACTTGACCTCTCCTCCCAGACCACCTCCAAGGAAGATCTTACTGACCTGGAGCAGGCTGGCTCCCTGGGATCCAGCACAACCATGGTGCCTGGAAACAGTGAACTGGGCTCTCCTGAACAGTCTGATCCCCAG CATGAAGTGTCCCAGGTGGAAAAGATCCAATCAACATCTGTGGAATCTATCCCTGAGGTGTTAGAAGAATGTACTTCTCTAGCTGACCATTCAGATTCAGCTTCTGTTCATGACATGGACTACGTTAACCCCCGTGGCGTTCGCTTCACACAGTCTTCCCAGAAAGAGG GCACAGCATTGGTTCCCTATGGCCTCCCCTGTATTCGTGAGCTCTTCCGCTTCCTTATCTCTCTTACCAACCCTCATGACCGACACAACTCAGAAGTCATGATCCACATGGGATTGCAGCTACTGACTGTGGCCCTTGAGTCTGCACCAGTGGCCCAGTGCCAGACCTTGCTAGGCCTCATCAAGGATGAGATGTGCCGTCACCTATTCCAg CTGCTAAGTGTGGAGCGACTAAGCTTATATGCAGCCTCCCTCCGGGTGTGCTTTCTGCTTTTTGAGAGCATGCGAGAGCATCTCAAATTCCAAATGGAG ATGTACATCAAAAAACTCATGGAGATAATCACTGTGGAGAATCCTAAGATGCCTTATGAAATGAAAGAGATGGCACTAGAGGCTATTGTCCAGCTCTGGAGAATACCCAGCTTTGTGACTGAGCTCTATATAAACTATGACTGTGACTACTACTGCTCCAACCTCTTTGAAGACCTCACAAAGCTGCTGTCCAAG AATGCCTTTCCTGTCTCTGGGCAGCTTTATACAACACACCTGCTCTCTCTTGATGCACTGTTGACAGTGATTGACAGTACTGAGGCTCATTGCCAGGCCAAAGTCTTGAATAACCTCATCCAGCAAGAGAAGAAAGAGGCAACTAAACCCAATCCTGAGATGGTGGATGGCACTAAAGAAGTCAGCAGCA GCAGTGAACAAGCAGCCAGTGATGGAAAACACCCAGGGACAAACCCAGATCACCCAGGGCTGCATCTACCTGGGGGAGGGCAGTTGCTGGCTGAGCAGGGAAAATTGGGCTGCAGTGACCTGGAGGAAGGTGGTGATGCAGGTG cTGACAAAAAAGTTCCCCGGAAGCCACCTCGGTTTTCCTGCCTCCTTCCAAATCCTCAGGAACTGATtgagattaaaaacaagaaaaag CTACTGATCACAGGTACAGAACAGTTCAACCAGAAACCAAAGAAAGGGATTCAGTTCTTACAGGAGAAGGGTCTTCTGACTATCCCCATGGACAACAATGAAGTTGCCCAGTGGCTTCGAGAGAACCCCCGACTGGACAAAAAGATGATTGGGGAGTTTGTGAGTGACCGAAAAAACCTTGACCTGCTGGAGAGTTTTGTGGG CACCTTCAGTTTCCAAGGCTTACGACTAGATGAAGCTCTACGCCTCTATCTAGAGGCTTTTCGCTTACCAGGAGAAGCTCCTGTCATTCAGAGACTACTGGAGGCCTTTACAGAGCACTGGATG AAGTGTAATGGCTCCCCATTTGCAAATAGTGATGCCTGCTTTGCCCTGGCCTATGCTGTTATCATGCTCAACACTGACCAACACAACCACAATGTCCGCAAACAAAATGTACCCATGACCCTGGAG GAGTTCCGAAAAAACCTGAAGGGCGTGAATGGAGGAAAAGATTTTGAGCAGGACATCCTAGAGGACATGTACCATGCTATCAA AAACGATGAGATTGTTATGCCTGAAGAACAGACTGGTCTGGTGAGGGAGAATTATGTGTGGAATGTCCTTCTGCATCGAGGAGCAACCCCTGAGGGCATATTCTTGCTGGTACCTGCTGGTAGCTATGATCATGATCTCTTCACTATGACCTGGGGTCCTACTATTGCTGCCCTCTCCTATGTCTTTGATAAGAGCCTAGAAGAAACGATCATCCAGAAGGCCATTTCAGGTTTCAG GAAATGTGCCATGATCTCCGCCCACTATGGCCTGAGTGATGTGTTTGACAATCTCATCATCTCTTTGTGCAAATTTACAGCTCTCAGTAGTGAG TCCATTGAGAACCTTCCCAGTATGTTTGGGAGCAATCCCAAAGCTCACATTGCAGCCAAGActgttttccatttggcccatCGCCATGGTGACATCCTTCGAGAGGGCTGGAAGAACATCATGGAGGCCATGCTGCAGCTTTTTCGAGCACAGCTCCTGCCCAAGGCCATGGTAGAG GTAGAAGACTTTGTGGATCCCAATGGCAAGATCTCTCTGCAGCGGGAGGAAACACCATCTAACCG AGGAGAGTCAACTGTGCTGAGCTTTGTGAGCTGGTTGACACTGAGTGGTCCTGAGCAATCCAGCATGCGAGGACCATCCACTGAGAACCAAGAAGCCAAGCGTATGGCCCTGGATTGTATCAAG CAATGTGACCCAGAGAAAATGATCACAGAAAGCAAGTTTCTCCAGCTGGAGTCCTTACAAGAGTTAATGAAG GCTCTGATATCAGTAACACCAGATGAGGAGACTTATGATGAGGAAGATGCTGCATTCTGCCTAGAAATGCTTCTGCGGATTGTGCTAGAGAACAG AGACCGTGTGGGCTGTGTATGGCAGACAGTACGCGATCATCTGTATCACCTATGTGTCCAGGCACTGGATTTCTGCTTCCTGGTGGAGCGGGCTGTGGTGGGGCTACTGCGCCTGGCCATAAGATTgctaagaagagaagaaataagtgGCCAG GTGCTGCTGTCCCTTCGTATTCTGCTACTGATGAAACCTAGTGTGCTGTCTCGTGTCAGCCACCAGGTTGCCTATGGGCTCCATGAGTTGCTCAAGACCAATGCGGCTAATATCCACTCTGGGGATGACTGGGCCACTCTCTTTACTCTGCTGGAGTGCATCGGCTCAGGGGTGAAGCCTCCCCCATCCCTGCAGGCCACAGCCAGAACAGATACCACTGATACTG GTGCTCAGTCAGACAGTGAACTCTCCTCCTACCACCCCAGTGATGTCAGCTTGGACCGAGGCTACACCTCAGACTCAGAGGTCTATACTGACCATGGTAGACCAGGCAAGATGCACCGCTCAGCTACTGATGCCGACGTGGTCAACAGTGGTTGGCTAGTG GTGGGGAAAGATGACATAGACAACTCCAAGCCAGGACCTGGAGCAAACCGGCTTGGCCCTTCTCCTCTGGTGAATCAATACAGCCTTACTGTGGGACTGGATCTGGGTCCTCATGACACAAAGTCTCTCCTCAAATGCGTAGAGTCACTGTCTTTCATTGTGCGGGATGCTGCTCATATCACCCCAGACAATTTTGAACTCTGTGTCAAGACCATCAGAATCTTTGTGGAGGCCAGTCTTAATGGTG GATGCAAATCTCAGGAAAAACGGAGCAAATGCCACAAATATGACAGCAAAGGGAACCGCTTCAAGAAGAAGTCAAAGGATGGTGCAGTGCTCCGTCGACCCCGGGCCTCCAGCCAGCATACAGCTCGAGGTGGGCACAgcgatgatgaagatgatgaagggGTGCCTGCCAGCTACCACACGGTGTCTTTACAG CTGCTGGACTTGATGCACACCCTGCACACAAGGGCAGCAACCATTTACAGCTCATGGGCTGAGGAGCAGCGCCACTTGGAGACAGGGGGCACAAAGATTGATGCTGACTCCCGGACCCTCTGGGCTCACTGCTGGTGCCCATTGCTTCAGG GTATTGCCTGGCTCTGCTGCGATGCCCGGCGTCAGGTACGAATGCAGGCACTCACCTACCTGCAGAGAGCACTGCTAGTACATGACCTACAAAAGCTAGATGCCTTAGAATGGGAGTCCTGTTTTAATAAG GTGCTGTTTCCTCTGCTGACCAAGCTTCTGGAGAACATCAGCCCAGCAGATGTGGGTGGAATGGAGGAGACCCGGATGAGGGCTTCCACACTCCTCTCCAAG GTGTTCCTGCAGCACCTGTCCCCCCTGCTGTCACTTCCAACCTTTGCCGCACTCTGGCTGACCATCCTGGATTTCATGGACAAGTATATGCATGCAGGTTCCAGTGACTTACTG TCTGAGGCCATCCCTGAGTCATTGAAGAACATGCTGCTAGTGATGGATACTGCAGAGATCTTCCACAATGCAGACACAAGGGGAAGTGGCTCCTCTGCCCTCTGGGAGATCACCTGGGAGCGCATTGACTGTTTCCTGCCCCACCTACGAGATGAACTCTTCAAGCAGACAGTCATCCCTG ATCCCCTGCCACCGGTGCCTCCTGAACCACATGCCCAGAGGTCATTGACCTCAGCCCACTTGACTCCTGCTGCCAGTGACACAAGAATGGCCAGCCACACATATGCTCCAGAAATGCCCTCAGAGCTGGGGGCCTATG ATCCAGAAAAGCCTGAAGTCTCAGGAGCAGCTGCCAGTGGTGGTTCTGGTTCTTCTACAGTCTTGACACCCAGCAAGCTGAGTCCCAGCACAGAGGGGCCTGTTCCCTTGGCCCAGCCCCCCCTGATTCTGCAGCCCCTGGCTTCCCCACTTCAGGTGGGCGTGCCCCCCATGACACTGCCTATCATTCTAAACCCAGCCCTGATTGAGGCGACTTCACCTGTGCCTCTACTAACTGCCCCTCGGCCCACTGACTCCCTGCCCACTTCTGAAGTCAACTAA